One region of Sulfuriroseicoccus oceanibius genomic DNA includes:
- the dprA gene encoding DNA-processing protein DprA — protein MDNRDALLAFTYLPKVGPTTVARLCEAFGSPAAALTATSTALQKVKGIGAQLTSTIAHWRDTVDLDAIHREMESLNLRYLTNEDDEFPAPLRQIHGAPFGLFIAGELLPRDNHGIAVVGSRRCTHYGLTATRNLSAQIARSGLTVVSGLARGIDAEAHTAALEAGGRTIAVIGSGLGNIYPLEHKQLARRIVQEKAGAVLSEFPIRMAPNKQSFPLRNRIVSGMCKGLLVTECPAWSGAMITANLAAEQDRQVYAVPGPIDHPTSAGCHKLIQEGAKLTTCADDILEDLEFLLPPGSAINRDELPKSPPPANLTTNESSVYAVLDSSERHLDEIVNLTKLTVPVVSTTLMKLEIKRLAKQLPGNRYVKLV, from the coding sequence ATGGACAATCGCGATGCGTTGTTAGCATTCACCTATCTTCCGAAGGTCGGTCCCACCACCGTCGCCAGGCTTTGTGAAGCATTCGGGTCACCAGCCGCCGCCCTCACAGCCACCTCCACCGCATTGCAAAAGGTCAAAGGCATCGGGGCGCAACTTACATCCACCATTGCCCACTGGCGTGATACGGTCGATCTCGACGCAATCCATCGCGAGATGGAATCCCTCAACCTTCGCTACCTGACCAACGAAGACGACGAGTTCCCCGCACCACTGCGTCAAATTCACGGCGCCCCATTTGGTTTATTCATCGCAGGCGAACTTCTTCCGCGGGACAACCACGGAATCGCAGTAGTGGGCAGCCGCCGCTGTACCCATTACGGGCTCACCGCAACGCGCAACTTATCAGCGCAGATCGCGCGCTCGGGACTCACCGTGGTCTCAGGGTTGGCGCGCGGCATCGACGCGGAAGCCCACACCGCCGCGCTGGAAGCCGGCGGCCGTACCATTGCCGTGATCGGATCGGGACTGGGCAACATCTACCCGCTCGAGCACAAACAACTTGCCCGCCGCATCGTTCAGGAGAAAGCAGGAGCCGTGCTTTCCGAGTTCCCCATCCGCATGGCACCAAACAAACAGAGTTTCCCTCTGCGCAACCGGATCGTAAGCGGCATGTGCAAAGGACTGCTAGTCACCGAATGCCCGGCTTGGTCTGGAGCCATGATCACAGCCAACCTGGCGGCGGAGCAAGACAGGCAAGTCTACGCCGTGCCCGGACCAATCGACCACCCGACCTCTGCCGGATGCCACAAACTCATTCAAGAAGGAGCCAAACTCACCACCTGCGCCGACGACATCCTAGAAGACCTCGAATTCCTGCTACCGCCTGGCTCCGCTATCAACCGCGACGAACTTCCCAAATCACCGCCACCAGCGAACCTCACCACCAATGAATCTTCAGTCTACGCCGTACTCGACTCCAGTGAACGCCACCTCGACGAAATCGTCAACCTGACCAAACTCACCGTCCCGGTCGTCAGTACCACATTGATGAAGCTTGAAATCAAACGCCTCGCCAAACAACTGCCGGGCAACCGCTACGTCAAACTCGTTTGA
- the rsmD gene encoding 16S rRNA (guanine(966)-N(2))-methyltransferase RsmD: MFIMRIISGTARGTRLKTPKGLVTRPTLDRVREALFSKIGGLLPDASVLDLFAGSGALGIEALSRGAAKATFVEVSKEALAVIRDNLEKTKLKERANVVPSAVDPFLKNERGTFDVIFADPPYLREETGEDWATRLLEKTTLPQRLKEGGVFVLETQADYRMHLPAHWELLDERAYGKTRLWYLVPANR; encoded by the coding sequence ATTTTCATCATGCGCATTATTTCGGGAACCGCCCGGGGCACACGCCTCAAGACGCCAAAAGGACTCGTGACCAGGCCCACGCTCGACCGCGTGCGTGAGGCTCTTTTTTCGAAGATTGGGGGATTGTTGCCGGATGCTTCCGTGTTGGATCTTTTTGCTGGGTCCGGTGCGCTTGGGATCGAGGCGCTGAGCCGTGGCGCGGCCAAGGCGACGTTCGTTGAAGTGTCGAAGGAGGCGTTGGCTGTGATCCGGGATAATCTGGAGAAAACCAAGCTCAAGGAGCGCGCTAATGTGGTGCCCTCGGCGGTGGATCCATTTCTCAAGAACGAGCGTGGCACGTTCGATGTGATCTTTGCCGACCCTCCGTATCTGCGCGAAGAAACCGGTGAGGATTGGGCAACGCGGCTGCTGGAGAAAACCACATTGCCGCAACGCCTGAAGGAAGGCGGTGTGTTCGTGCTGGAGACCCAGGCGGATTACCGAATGCATTTGCCGGCGCATTGGGAGTTGCTCGATGAACGCGCATACGGCAAGACGCGTCTTTGGTATCTGGTTCCTGCCAATCGCTAA
- a CDS encoding 3-deoxy-D-manno-octulosonic acid transferase: MRLILSLLIYNLLLPVVFVLLLPNQLLRMKKRGGYREQFGNRFGMYGSGMMSRLRGSRPLWIHAVSVGEQMIAMKLVTQLRKSGAWNGKIVVSTATSTGFKLARERVGENCEVVYFPFDLLPFPLIALMRIRPSRIVLVEAEVWPNFTAVAAAMRVPVSLVNARLSPRSARRFAKFSLLTGPIFRLLDHVCVPDADDKSRWAGLGMDESRIAVTGSMKHDDSASPPRDALVAELRDVLNAALPAPDRPVVLIASTHPGEEKFIAQSVVAVAKAENLPRPRLVVVPRHVERAGDVVADLESIGIRSLLRSSFDGQGDADAAFVANTTGELAAWYALADCVVIGKSFVGQVGGQNPAEAILCGKAVICGPRMDNFESLMECLVAADGVSHLADDSELEAALSRMFTEPEALDAMAKRGNAALAVHQGAVARTVDALGV; encoded by the coding sequence ATGCGCCTGATTCTCTCGCTGTTGATTTACAACTTGCTGTTGCCGGTTGTCTTCGTGTTGCTGCTGCCAAACCAGCTGCTGAGGATGAAGAAGCGGGGCGGGTACCGCGAACAGTTTGGCAACCGCTTCGGTATGTATGGAAGCGGGATGATGAGCCGGCTGCGCGGGTCGCGGCCGTTATGGATCCATGCGGTCAGCGTGGGGGAGCAGATGATCGCAATGAAGTTGGTCACTCAGTTGCGCAAGAGTGGGGCGTGGAATGGTAAAATCGTGGTGTCGACCGCGACGTCGACTGGGTTCAAGCTTGCGCGTGAGCGGGTCGGCGAGAACTGCGAGGTGGTCTATTTTCCCTTCGATCTTTTGCCGTTTCCTTTGATCGCGTTGATGCGCATTCGGCCATCGCGCATTGTGTTGGTGGAGGCCGAAGTGTGGCCGAACTTCACCGCGGTGGCGGCGGCGATGCGGGTGCCCGTTTCGTTGGTGAATGCGCGTCTGTCGCCTCGTTCTGCGCGGAGGTTTGCCAAGTTTTCGCTGCTTACCGGACCTATCTTCAGGTTGCTCGATCATGTCTGCGTGCCGGACGCGGACGATAAGTCGCGCTGGGCCGGCCTTGGGATGGACGAGTCCCGCATCGCGGTGACTGGCTCAATGAAGCATGATGACTCAGCATCGCCGCCGCGTGATGCGTTGGTCGCGGAGTTGCGTGATGTCTTGAACGCGGCGTTGCCAGCACCGGATCGGCCGGTTGTGCTGATTGCCTCGACCCACCCTGGCGAGGAGAAGTTTATCGCGCAATCGGTGGTGGCGGTGGCCAAGGCGGAGAACCTGCCGCGGCCACGATTAGTGGTGGTGCCGCGTCATGTTGAGCGAGCCGGCGATGTCGTGGCTGATCTGGAATCGATTGGGATCCGGTCGTTGTTGCGCTCGAGCTTCGATGGTCAGGGCGATGCGGATGCCGCGTTTGTGGCTAATACCACCGGAGAGCTCGCTGCCTGGTACGCGCTGGCCGACTGCGTGGTGATCGGGAAGTCGTTCGTCGGGCAGGTTGGGGGGCAAAACCCAGCCGAAGCGATTTTGTGCGGTAAGGCGGTGATTTGCGGTCCGCGGATGGATAATTTTGAGTCGCTGATGGAGTGCCTGGTCGCTGCGGATGGGGTTTCTCATTTGGCCGATGATTCGGAGTTGGAAGCAGCGTTGTCGCGGATGTTCACCGAGCCGGAGGCATTGGATGCGATGGCGAAGCGTGGCAATGCGGCGCTCGCCGTGCACCAAGGGGCTGTTGCCCGCACGGTGGATGCGCTGGGTGTTTGA
- a CDS encoding TetR/AcrR family transcriptional regulator, producing the protein MKTKDRIVRAAVELFARHGYRDTTCAAVCEAADANIAAINYHFGSKESLFRLVLREAFAMANDCHPVEREASASVAEQIRLFVEMMIRRSFDDGEGGYLNRIMAHESTNPDGPHALIFEEMSALHGDCLIGLLKAYCPAVPESEIEALKMNVITLCVFPRAFPLMRAALFPGGCTDAQIEKHIERQVAFVFAGLDAAVAARSKIGEN; encoded by the coding sequence ATGAAAACCAAAGATCGGATCGTGCGTGCGGCGGTGGAGCTTTTTGCTCGTCATGGCTACCGTGATACGACTTGTGCGGCGGTTTGTGAGGCGGCGGATGCGAATATTGCGGCGATTAACTACCACTTTGGTTCGAAGGAGAGTTTGTTCCGGCTGGTTTTGCGCGAGGCTTTTGCGATGGCCAATGATTGCCATCCTGTGGAGCGAGAGGCTTCGGCATCGGTGGCTGAGCAGATCCGTTTGTTTGTCGAGATGATGATCCGGCGCAGTTTTGACGACGGGGAGGGTGGTTACCTTAACCGGATCATGGCGCATGAAAGTACCAATCCCGATGGTCCGCACGCGTTGATTTTCGAGGAGATGTCTGCTTTGCACGGGGATTGTTTGATCGGATTACTCAAGGCGTATTGTCCGGCGGTGCCGGAGTCTGAGATAGAGGCATTGAAGATGAATGTGATTACGCTGTGTGTGTTTCCGCGGGCGTTTCCGTTGATGCGTGCGGCGTTGTTTCCCGGAGGCTGCACAGACGCGCAAATTGAAAAGCACATCGAGCGTCAGGTGGCGTTTGTGTTCGCGGGCTTGGATGCCGCAGTGGCCGCGAGGTCGAAGATTGGCGAGAACTAA